A genomic window from Clostridia bacterium includes:
- the upp gene encoding uracil phosphoribosyltransferase: MGKVTVMDHPLIIHKMSLLRDKKTTSKEFRELVKEVATLMCYETTRDLPLKEIEIETPICTAKTKVISGKALALVPILRAGLGMVDGMLTLIPAAKVGHIGLYRDPETFKPVEYYCKLPNNIELRDVIVLDPMLATGGSAIDAISLLKEKGCSNIKFVCLCAAPEGIDALSNAHPDVDIYCGAVDEKLNDHKYIVPGLGDAGDRIFGTK; encoded by the coding sequence AGTTACTGTTATGGATCATCCTTTGATTATCCACAAAATGTCCCTTTTAAGAGATAAAAAAACTACAAGTAAAGAATTCAGAGAACTTGTTAAAGAAGTGGCAACTCTTATGTGCTACGAAACCACAAGAGACCTTCCACTTAAAGAAATAGAAATTGAAACACCTATCTGCACTGCTAAAACTAAGGTTATTTCAGGAAAAGCATTGGCACTTGTTCCAATTCTTCGTGCAGGGCTTGGAATGGTTGACGGTATGCTTACCCTTATCCCTGCTGCAAAAGTGGGCCATATCGGTTTATACAGAGACCCTGAAACTTTTAAACCTGTTGAATATTACTGCAAACTTCCTAATAACATTGAATTAAGAGATGTTATAGTGTTAGACCCTATGCTTGCAACAGGTGGTTCTGCCATAGATGCTATTTCACTTTTAAAAGAAAAAGGATGTTCAAACATTAAGTTTGTATGCTTATGTGCTGCTCCTGAAGGTATTGATGCTCTGTCAAATGCTCATCCTGATGTTGATATATACTGTGGCGCTGTTGACGAAAAGTTAAACGACCATAAATATATAGTTCCCGGTTTAGGGGATGCAGGGGACAGAATATTTGGCACAAAATAG
- a CDS encoding 50S ribosomal protein L28, with protein MAKCEVCGKGTVFGIQVSHSHRRSNRTWKPNVRKIRAIVNGQTKKINVCTKCMRSDKVIRAI; from the coding sequence ATGGCAAAATGTGAAGTGTGCGGTAAAGGCACTGTATTCGGAATTCAGGTTTCTCACTCTCACAGAAGAAGCAACAGAACCTGGAAGCCAAACGTAAGAAAAATAAGAGCAATAGTTAACGGGCAGACTAAAAAAATCAATGTTTGCACAAAGTGTATGCGTTCTGACAAAGTTATCAGAGCTATATAG